The Nocardioides sp. S-1144 genome includes a region encoding these proteins:
- a CDS encoding class I SAM-dependent methyltransferase — protein MDLDAFHWLLTDDGQALLATATALVAGGDDELAVQTALRRTATPDRVAAALTQVTLRRRAEAKLGERAALLYFTPDGLEQATRAAVARHRAGRLTAFATRTLVDLGCGIGGDLLAAAEAGITCVGIDLDPVRVAVAGANLAALGLPGAVSVADATRIDTSPFDVAFADPARRSGAGRTWSPDAWTPPWTFVERLLARDACVKVAPGIPHDLVPEGVEAEWVSDRGEVKEAALWSGSLASTRRRATVIGDGGLATLTEDDDPGAAHVGVRDVGGYLYEPDGAVIRAGLVTAVAAAVGGGLVDEHIAYVTSDDSSRTPFARGYRVLEELPYREKQLRAALRERGVGTLTIKKRGVDVVPEQLRKRLALTGAAEATIVLTRVAGRGAAYLVEPL, from the coding sequence ATGGACCTCGACGCCTTCCACTGGCTGCTGACCGACGACGGTCAGGCCCTGCTGGCGACGGCGACCGCCCTCGTAGCCGGCGGTGACGACGAGCTCGCGGTCCAGACGGCGCTGCGCCGGACGGCGACGCCCGACCGGGTCGCCGCCGCGCTCACCCAGGTGACGCTGCGCCGGCGCGCCGAGGCCAAGCTCGGCGAGCGGGCCGCGCTGCTGTACTTCACCCCCGACGGGCTCGAGCAGGCCACCCGCGCCGCGGTCGCGCGCCACCGGGCCGGCCGGCTGACGGCGTTCGCGACCCGCACCCTGGTCGACCTCGGCTGCGGCATCGGCGGTGACCTGCTCGCCGCCGCCGAGGCCGGCATCACCTGCGTCGGCATCGACCTCGACCCGGTCCGGGTCGCGGTGGCCGGGGCCAACCTGGCCGCCCTCGGCCTCCCGGGGGCGGTGAGCGTGGCCGACGCCACCCGGATCGACACCTCGCCCTTCGACGTCGCCTTCGCCGACCCCGCGCGCCGCTCCGGGGCGGGCCGCACCTGGAGCCCCGACGCCTGGACGCCGCCCTGGACCTTCGTCGAGCGGCTCCTCGCCCGCGACGCCTGCGTGAAGGTGGCCCCCGGAATCCCCCACGACCTGGTACCCGAGGGCGTCGAGGCCGAGTGGGTCAGTGACCGCGGCGAGGTCAAGGAGGCCGCCCTGTGGTCGGGCAGCCTGGCCTCGACCCGTCGCCGGGCCACCGTCATCGGCGACGGCGGCCTGGCCACCCTCACCGAGGACGACGACCCCGGCGCCGCCCACGTCGGCGTCCGCGACGTCGGCGGCTACCTCTACGAGCCCGACGGCGCCGTCATCCGCGCCGGCCTGGTGACCGCGGTCGCGGCCGCGGTCGGCGGTGGGCTGGTCGACGAGCACATCGCCTACGTGACCTCCGACGACTCCTCCCGGACGCCGTTCGCCCGCGGCTACCGCGTGCTCGAGGAGCTCCCCTACCGCGAGAAGCAGCTGAGGGCGGCGCTGCGCGAGCGCGGCGTCGGGACGCTGACGATCAAGAAGCGCGGCGTCGACGTCGTCCCCGAGCAGCTGCGCAAGCGGCTCGCCCTCACCGGTGCCGCCGAGGCCACGATCGTGCTGACCCGGGTCGCCGGGCGGGGCGCCGCGTACCTCGTCGAACCGCTCTGA
- the groES gene encoding co-chaperone GroES, with protein sequence MSVNIKPLEDRIVVKPLEAEQTTASGLVIPDTAKEKPQEGEVVALGPGRIDDNGNRVPLDVAVGDKVIYSKYGGTEVKYAGDEFLILSARDVLAVVS encoded by the coding sequence GTGTCGGTCAACATCAAGCCTCTCGAGGACCGGATCGTCGTCAAGCCCCTCGAGGCCGAGCAGACCACGGCCTCCGGCCTGGTCATCCCGGACACCGCCAAGGAGAAGCCCCAGGAGGGCGAGGTCGTGGCGCTGGGTCCGGGTCGCATCGACGACAACGGCAACCGCGTCCCGCTCGACGTCGCCGTCGGCGACAAGGTCATCTACAGCAAGTACGGCGGCACCGAGGTCAAGTACGCCGGGGACGAGTTCCTCATCCTCTCGGCGCGCGACGTCCTCGCCGTC